A region of Microtus ochrogaster isolate Prairie Vole_2 linkage group LG1, MicOch1.0, whole genome shotgun sequence DNA encodes the following proteins:
- the LOC102002865 gene encoding UDP-glucuronosyltransferase 2B7-like, protein MPVKWMSALLLLQITCYFRSGSCGKVLVWPLEYSHWMNLKIILDELVQRGHEVTVLRPSSSVFLDPKKASGLKYETFPTTTNNDKVEKFFTEWVNRWIYDVPKDSCWRYYPSFNILFGQFSDFILNLCRKVVSNKQVMAKLKESKFDVVFSDAIGPCGELIAEVLHISFMYSLRHAAGYGLEKFSAGLSFPPSYVPIITSKLSGQMSFMERVENMICLFYFDFLFESFPAKDWDPFFSEILGRPTTMVDTMKKAEMWLIRSYWDLEFPRPTLPNIEFVGGLHCKPAKPLPEEMEEFAQSSGEHGVVVFSLGSMIRNTTKERANAIASALAQIPQKVFWRYEGIEPDTLGPNTRIFKWIPQNDLLGHPKTRVFVTHGGANGIYESIHHGVPMVGIPMFAEQYDNIAHMVAKGAAASVDFHTMTSSDLLNALKEVINNPSYKKNVMYLSTIHHDQPMKPLDRAVFWVEYVMRHKGAKHLKPLAFNLTWYQYYSLDVIGFLLACVAATIFLTIKCCLFVYRFFVKKQKNKKE, encoded by the exons ATGCCTGTGAAGTGGATGTCTgctctgctgctcctgcagatAACTTGCTACTTCAGATCTGGGAGCTGTGGGAAGGTGTTGGTATGGCCATTGGAATACAGTCACTGGATGAATCTGAAGATAATTCTGGATGAACTTGTACAACGAGGACATGAAGTGACAGTTCTGAGACCttcatcttctgtctttcttgATCCCAAAAAAGCATCTGGTCTTAAATATGAGACATTTCCTACAACCACCAATAATGACAAAGTAGAAAAGTTTTTTACTGAATGGGTCAATAGGTGGATATATGATGTTCCAAAAGATTCATGTTGGAGATATTACCCATCTTTTAACATACTATTTGGgcaattttctgattttattttaaacctttgTAGAAAAgtagtctcaaacaaacaagttaTGGCAAAACTAAAGGAATCGAAGTTTGATGTTGTTTTTTCAGATGCTATTGGTCCCTGTGGTGAGCTGATAGCTGAGGTACTCCATATATCCTTTATGTATAGTCTTCGCCATGCTGCTGGCTACGGATTAGAAAAGTTTAGTGCGGGACTTTCATTCCCTCCTTCTTATGTCCCTATAATTACATCAAAGTTAAGTGGTCAAATGTCCTTCATGGAGAGAGTAGAAAATAtgatatgtttgttttattttgactttttgtttgagTCATTTCCTGCCAAGGATTGGGATCCATTTTTCAGTGAAATTTTAG GAAGACCTACTACTATGGTTGACACaatgaagaaagcagaaatgTGGCTCATTCGCTCCTACTGGGATTTAGAGTTTCCTCGCCCAACCTTACCAAACATTGAGTTTGTTGGAGGACTGCACTGCAAACCCGCCAAACCCTTGCCTGag GAAATGGAAGAGTTTGCACAGAGCTCTGGGGAACATGGTGTTGTGGTGTTTTCTCTGGGATCAATGATcagaaacacaacaaaagaaaggGCCAATGCAATTGCATCAGCTCTTGCACAGATTCCACAAAAG GTGTTTTGGAGATATGAAGGTATAGAACCAGATACCTTAGGTCCCAATACCAGGATTTTCAAGTGGATCCCCCAGAATGACCTTCTAG GTCATCCAAAAACTAGAGTTTTTGTAACTCATGGTGGAGCCAATGGCATTTATGAGTCAATTCATCATGGGGTACCCATGGTTGGAATCCCTATGTTTGCAGAACAATATGATAACATTGCTCACATGGTAGCCAAAGGAGCAGCTGCTTCAGTCGATTTTCATACAATGACAAGTTCAGATTTGCTTAATGCCCTGAAGGAAGTCATTAACAATCCATC CTATAAAAAGAATGTGATGTATTTATCAACCATTCACCATGACCAGCCCATGAAGCCCCTGGACAGAGCTGTCTTCTGGGTTGAGTATGTCATGCGCCACAAAGGGGCCAAGCACCTGAAGCCTCTTGCCTTTAACCTCACCTGGTACCAGTACTACTCTCTGGATGTGATTGGATTCCTCCTGGCTTGTGTGGCAGCTACGATTTTCCTCACTATAAaatgttgcttgtttgtttaccgATTCTTTGtaaagaagcaaaagaataaaaaggaatag